TTTTAGCGTATTGGTCAAGCAACATGTTATTGACCAACTGGCCGAGAACTTGCTGACGCAGTTGCAACATATAGCCTTCGTTAGCGGCCAGCGCGGAGAACTGCTCGCCTAATTGCTGTTGCAAACGGCCTCGTTCACTCTGCACAGCTTGTTCTAACTGAGCACGGCTAATCTCTTGGCCATTAACTTTGGCTGCGTAGTCGTTGGAACCACCAATCAGATAGCTGCCAACCCCGGTCAGGATGAAGGACAGCATGATTAGGGCCAGAAGGATTTTGAGCACGACGTTATTAGCAGCCGCGCGTAAATTGTCCATCATAATGTGACAATACTCCGCTGTAATATGAATTAAAACTGTTGCGCAGGTCTAAATAAACCCAGCATTCCTTGCGACAGCCATTCGTGCTGCTGCGCGTAAAAACTACGACCTAAACGAAAAAAAGCGCATCAATAACGATGCGCCTTGTATCTTACCTTACCAGCTCAACTGCGTCAGGTTATTGTTTATAGCAAACAATATACCCTTTGTATTTGAAGTAGCGAAGATGCTGGTCACTACCCCAAGTTTTTAAACAAAGACACAGGTGAGAATTGAAGCAAAAATCAGTTTACAGCGTCTTTCAGACCTTTACCGGCGCGGAAGCTTGGTACTTTAGCCGCTGGAATACTGATTTCTTTGCCTGTCTGAGGGTTACGGCCAGTACGTGCAGAACGCTCACGGACTGCAAAAGTACCAAAACCAACCAGAGCTACGTCATCACCTTCTTTCAAAGATTCAGTAACAGAAGCAATAATTGCATCTAATGCACGCCCAGCGGCCGCTTTAGAAATATCAGCACCAGCGGCAATTTTGTCGATCAGTTGTGACTTATTCACTCTTTCATCCCCTTTAGAATTCTATCGTCGCGCCGAAAATCCCTACGGACAACACGACAGCGCAGCTGTTATATCAATCCTGTCCGACCTTAGCAAGCAGCCCGAAGGCCAAAACTTTTACCGGACAGCCGAACTAACTTAGCGGCACAAAAAATAGCTGGCAAGTAGCATTTCACTTACCAGCATCAGTTTTATCAATACTTCTTGCGATACGTCACTATTTTGACGCTACCGGCTGTGCCCCGAAGGCAGGATTTTGCAAAGCAATGGCTAAAACATCATCAATTCGCTTAACCGGATGAATTTCCAGATCAGCAATAACGTTATCAGGAATCTCTTCCAAATCACGCTTATTATCATCTGGGATTAGCACAACTTTGATCCCACCGCGGTGAGCGGCTAGCAACTTCTCTTTCAAACCACCGATAGGTAAAACTAAACCACGTAAGGTGATTTCACCGGTCATAGCAACATCTGCACGCACAGGGTTACCTGTTAGGCAAGAAACCAATGCAGTACACATTGCGATACC
The window above is part of the Yersinia massiliensis genome. Proteins encoded here:
- the hupB gene encoding nucleoid-associated protein HU-beta, giving the protein MNKSQLIDKIAAGADISKAAAGRALDAIIASVTESLKEGDDVALVGFGTFAVRERSARTGRNPQTGKEISIPAAKVPSFRAGKGLKDAVN